The nucleotide window ACGCGCCAAAGTGGAAAACGTTCAGCACCTTACTGCTGACAGCGTCACGCTGACGCTGAAGCCGAATAGCAACTGGCAGGGCTTTGTCCCTGGCCAGTTTGTGCAGCTGACTGTCAGCATCAATGGCAAGCTTCACACCCGTTGTTACTCTCCGGCCAACTCCTTGCATCGTGAAGACGGCACAATTGAGTTGACCGCCAAGGCCCATGCTGACGGCTTTGTTTCCCGATATCTGCGTGACTGCGTACGAGTTGGTGATGTGGTGACCCTGTCACAGGCCGGCGGTGAGTTTGCCCTGCCGGAACAGCGTCCCGAGCGTGTTTTGCTGATCAGTGGTGGTAGTGGTATCACCCCGGTGATGTCCATGCTGCGCACCCTGTGTGATGAAGGTTTCAAGGGCGAGATCACCTTCCTGCATTACGCCAACCGTGCGCAAGACATGATCTATGCTGAGGAAGTCGCTGACATCGCCGCTCGATTTGGCAATGTCACCCTGCTGCGCGCTTTCGCTGACGAGCAGGAAGGCGGCGAGCTGAGCGGCCTGTTTTCTAGTGAACATCTGTTCAATTCTGTCCCGGATTTTGCACAGGCAACGACTTTTCTGTGTGGGCCGCCGCCGATGATGGCTGCCGTCGAGAAGGTCTGGGAAGAGCAGGGTATTACGGATCAGCTTCACAAGGAGCAGTTCACCCTCGCTACTGCGGCTGTAGATGACGGCGAGTCTGCGGAAGGCGAAGTGCGCTTTGTACGCAGCGAAGCCCAGGTGACCAATGATGGCAAGACTTTGCTCGAGCAGGCAGAAGCGGCCGGTCTGAATCCGCAATCTGGCTGTCGTATGGGCATTTGCTACAGCTGCACCTGCAAGAAGACCGCCGGCAAGGTCAGGGACCTGCGAACCGGCGTGATCAGCAGCGGCGATGAAGAAGACATTCAACTTTGCGTCAGCGTGCCGGTAGGCACGGTGGCCCTCGACATCTAAAGGATAGGAGTCAGCACCATGAGTATTTACCGTAATCTGACCCCCGAACAGATCGAATCTATTGGCCAGGAGCTGGATGCCATCCGCAACCGCGAGATCGCAGACCTGGGTGAAAAAGACGAGAAGTACATTCGCACCCTGATCAAGCGTCAGCGTCAGCTCGAAGTGGCTGGCCGAGGCTTGCTCATGGCAGGTTTCCTGCCACCGGCGTGGTTGGCGGGTGTGGCGTGTCTGTCCGCTGCCAAGATTCTCGACAACATGGAAATTGGCCACAACGTCATGCATGGCCAGTACGACTGGATGGGCGACAAGAAAATCAGCTCACAGCAGTTTGACTGGGATAACACCTGTACCAATACCGCGTGGAAGCAGACTCATAACTTCGAGCATCATACTTTTACCAATGTGCTCGATAAGGACCACGATATTGGTTACGGCATACTGCGCATGTCTGAAGAGCAGGAATGGGAGCCTCGTTTCCTTCTCAACCCGATTCAGGCCGCCATTCTGGCCACTTTCTTCCAGCATTTTGTAGCAATTCAGAGCCTCAAGCTTGAGGACTACCTGATCTACAAGACCAAAACCAAGGAAGAACTGAAGGAAGAGTTCAAGCCTACCTGGAAGAAGATGCGCAAGCAGCTGGTGAAGGATTACCTGCTGTTCCCGGCACTGGCAGGCCCGTTTGCTCCGTTTGTGTTCGCCGGTAATGTGACGGCCAACCTGGCGCGTAACCTGTGGTCATCCCAGGTGATCTTTAACGGTCACTTCCCTGAAGAAGTGGAGCAGTTCCCGGAATCCGTGTTGGAAAACGAGACCCGTGGTCACTGGTATGTACGCCAGATGCTGGGTTCAGCCAACTTCGAAGGTGGCCGCCTGATGCACATCATGAGCGGTAATCTGAGTTTCCAGATCGAGCATCACCTGTTCCCCGATATCCCGGCGCATCGTTACGCGAACATTTCGCCAGAGGTGAAGGCGATCTGTGAAAAGTATGGCCTGCCTTATAACACGGGTTCTTTCTTGCGCCAGTCTGCGAGTGTGTGGAAGCGAATCTTCAAGCTTTCCCTGCCCGGTAAAGGTGGCGCCAACAAGAAAGGGTTGCGCGGAAAAGTTGTGTCTCTGATCTCTGAATCCAAATCAGAAGCACGTCAGGCCGCGTGACCTGCCAGTCAGCACCCCCGAGCACCCGGTAGCGGCCGGTTAGCTGGTTCCGGCCCTGCCATCCTTATGCTACTCTCGATCCATTCGAGAGTAGCTTTTTTTATTTGGAAACCGGTGCTTTGCGGTTCGTCGTGGCATGATCCGGTTTTCCTGAGGGGAACAGGCGAACGCATGGCAGAAATGACGGATTCCGGTGTGCTGTTACGCATGGCCTATAAAGCCATGGTCAACGCCGGTATTGATGCCGATGCCGTTTTGGCAGAAGTAGGGCTCGACAAATCGATTCTTCAGGTGCCGGATCTGCGCACCCCCCACGATGCTCAGGAGTGGTTCTGGCAGGCACTGGAAAAGGTGTCTGGCGATGAGCTCATCGGGCTGCATCTGGGTGAACATATTCCTGTTTATAAAGGCCAGGTGCTTGAGTACCTGTTCCTTTCCAGTCCAACCTTCGGGGAGGGCATCAAGCGGGCTCTGGATTACCAGCGCTTGCTTTCGGATGCCGCTCAGGGTGAATTGTTTGAAGAGGGGGAGCGTGTCTTCCTCAAGCAAATGATCTGGAGCAAGCGGCTCAGTCATCTTAACGAATGCATGATGATGGGAATCATCAAGTTTTTCCGCTTCGTGACGGATGGGGCGTTCGAGCCACTGGAAATCCATTTCGGTCATTCGCCGCACGCCAATCTCAGCGAATACCAACGGCTGTTCGATTGCAGCGTGAAGTTCGACATGCCCAGTGTGGGCATGTATTTCGATGCCAATGTCATGAGCCTGCCCTCCGCGCACCATGAGCCGGAGCTGCTGCAGCTCCATGAGCAGTTGGCCAGCGAGCAGGTGGCACGACTGGAGAAGCAGGATCTGGTCGCCCAGGTGAATCGTCTGATTGGCGAGTTACTGGAATCCGGGCACGCCAACCTGGAAGAAGTGGCGGAGCGGTTGGGCATCAAGGCGCGTCAGTTACGCACCCGTCTTGCCGATGCCGGAACCAACTTCAATCAGCTGGTGGCGGATTACCGCTGTCGCCTGGCCAAACGTCTGCT belongs to Alcanivorax sediminis and includes:
- a CDS encoding ferredoxin reductase; translation: MSATTSTPRRFQQGLNSLLQSRVAEVLGYPHGVDRYLEVFNPLWSVKEVRAKVENVQHLTADSVTLTLKPNSNWQGFVPGQFVQLTVSINGKLHTRCYSPANSLHREDGTIELTAKAHADGFVSRYLRDCVRVGDVVTLSQAGGEFALPEQRPERVLLISGGSGITPVMSMLRTLCDEGFKGEITFLHYANRAQDMIYAEEVADIAARFGNVTLLRAFADEQEGGELSGLFSSEHLFNSVPDFAQATTFLCGPPPMMAAVEKVWEEQGITDQLHKEQFTLATAAVDDGESAEGEVRFVRSEAQVTNDGKTLLEQAEAAGLNPQSGCRMGICYSCTCKKTAGKVRDLRTGVISSGDEEDIQLCVSVPVGTVALDI
- a CDS encoding fatty acid desaturase family protein; translation: MSIYRNLTPEQIESIGQELDAIRNREIADLGEKDEKYIRTLIKRQRQLEVAGRGLLMAGFLPPAWLAGVACLSAAKILDNMEIGHNVMHGQYDWMGDKKISSQQFDWDNTCTNTAWKQTHNFEHHTFTNVLDKDHDIGYGILRMSEEQEWEPRFLLNPIQAAILATFFQHFVAIQSLKLEDYLIYKTKTKEELKEEFKPTWKKMRKQLVKDYLLFPALAGPFAPFVFAGNVTANLARNLWSSQVIFNGHFPEEVEQFPESVLENETRGHWYVRQMLGSANFEGGRLMHIMSGNLSFQIEHHLFPDIPAHRYANISPEVKAICEKYGLPYNTGSFLRQSASVWKRIFKLSLPGKGGANKKGLRGKVVSLISESKSEARQAA
- a CDS encoding AraC family transcriptional regulator, producing MAEMTDSGVLLRMAYKAMVNAGIDADAVLAEVGLDKSILQVPDLRTPHDAQEWFWQALEKVSGDELIGLHLGEHIPVYKGQVLEYLFLSSPTFGEGIKRALDYQRLLSDAAQGELFEEGERVFLKQMIWSKRLSHLNECMMMGIIKFFRFVTDGAFEPLEIHFGHSPHANLSEYQRLFDCSVKFDMPSVGMYFDANVMSLPSAHHEPELLQLHEQLASEQVARLEKQDLVAQVNRLIGELLESGHANLEEVAERLGIKARQLRTRLADAGTNFNQLVADYRCRLAKRLLAGTDESIDEIVYLTGFSEPSTFYRAFKRWVGMTPIEYRKLKAEEDAAAG